atattttgttttctctcatgGCGGTAAACTAAATTGGATTAGGAGGATGATGGGATAGGATCAGAGAGGTGACATCTCTTTCTTACGACAGCATAAAAAGTCCAAtgtccccatctgtgaaatgggcaacCAGCGGAAGTCCCTACacatctcccttcctcctccccacaaaGAAGGAAGTACAGTGTACTGAAGGTGGAAGTTGAAAGATTTTAAGCTTCCGTATAATAGACTAATGCCGAGTGAAACAAAAGCTTCTGCAGTAAACATGAATTGCAAGTGGTTTCTTGGAAACATTTTCtgaggacacagggagggagAAGTATTGTGCATGCCGCATTTCCTCAAAACCTTAACTACCTGGCTCTTCATTTCCCTGACCCTGTGAAGCCGCCACCACCCACTCATCCTCCCCGTAGCATCTGTAACTAATTTAAGCCGTAAAGGAGGGTCCCCAGTATACACTGAGTCACGGGCCATATTAAAATCTGCTTCCTTGTTTCCAGATGTGACTCAGAAACACACTTCAAAATGGAATCGTTCTAAAAAGACTCCCTTCAAAATACGGAGTCTTAAATCATGTTTcttaaaatgctaaatttcatCTTTAGATTTTAGAGACGATGGGACTGCATTCTTTGACCTTCCACCCCCGCCCTCCTTGGCAAtgtttttaatttaggaaaataagGACCAGGAAAAGTAAAAGAACTTCCTACTTATCAGACAGCAAGTCAACAGCAGAacttgaacttattttttttaggggAAGCAACGGCTCTTTAAACtccaaagaaattaaattccATCAGATATTCCAGTTATTTGACTAGAGTCTAAAAAATTACAGTgatgaaaaaaggaatgaatgtatCACTGGGAAAATTTTTCTCCTCCCATTTGAGAGTGCTTTGCCTCCCATCCAAGTCTAGGTGAACACAAGCCAGGAGAAAAAGAGGGCCCAGGTGGGGTATAAGGCCTGAAAGTTGTCACAGGAATCTCACCCTTGCACTGGGCAAGGCTCTGGGAGGGACATCTGACCCCTCCCTGGGGATGTCTGAATCAGACAAAAACAGCTCGGCAGTAAAGGAATGCCTGCCCCCAGGTACCACCCAGGCCCTTAGTTACCAAGTTTCTATCTCCAAGAGTGGGTTTCCTCTGCTGCCGGGAAAACCCATTATGCTAGAACAGACATACTGCATTATGAAGTGTCACAGAATGGGCTAAACGCGTTTTGTTTCCCAGCTTCACTGTCTTTCGGTGCATGGATGTCCGCGAGGAGGGCCCCCGGGGgaggccccccgcccccgcacgcAAGAGCGTCGTcgtcccccctcctccccaacacacacccacccacacccacccacgcATCCAGGTTGGCCACGGAAGCCTTTCCGGAGACGTGTTGTGAAGGGTTAAGCGGGCCGGCGGATGACATCACCTCATTTACATAGGAGCTCGCATATAGCTACGCCCTCTGCATCCCGCCCAGCACTCAGCAGCGGCCACTGCGTAGACTGGTTTCTACCTCCTCGCGCTTCTCTCGGGTGAGCTCTGGGGTCTCTGCTTCCCGCCCTCCATTCCCTTTCGCTGCCCGCGCGGGCTCTCCCAGCCAGCATCCCTAAAGCCGAGTCGTACTTCCGGGAAAGGCTGCCTGGGGGAGTTTGGGGATGCCAAACCTTTCCAGATGCTGGGTCGGGAACTCggtgatatatagatatagatataaaaaaacaaaaacaaacaaacaaacaaaaaaactggccTTTTGCTGTGCAGTTGCAAAGGgaacaatttttcctttttccaccgCCGCCCTCTCCAAAGGTATTCTGCTTTGCCACTTAGGCGGTGATTAATAAGAACAGGGAGATCTTTTGTTCCAACTCACACCCACCCAAACCCGGGATTTCACAGTCCCATTTTCCTTCTAGCCTCGCAGGCTGCATTTGTTCGGCTCTAAGGAAGCTGGGCTATACTGTGAAATGTTTAAAAGGTCTTTCTTGCAAGGGAATGCGTGCAGAGCAGCCTTATTACTCCAAAAGGCAGATCGGGGTTGATCTAGAGGGTGCGGGGCAGCTTTGTGCGTGGCTGGCTGCACTGTTGTGAAGGGAGGAAGTAGGCAGGGCGGTGGTCATTTGCGCCCAGCTGCCGCCTTtgtgaagagagggaagaaagcaggGCGGCCCGCATTTTGGAGGGAGAGGCTGCGAATAGAAAATGGAAACGCTTTGTGCAACCTGgcctcattttaagaaattttcttcCCGTTGAAGAAGAACCGGCTTCACTATCTCTAATGTTGAAATGTGTGATTGGCTAACAACGTTCGTTAATTTCAATGTTCGGAGATATTGGGCCTCCTTACGTGAACGGTCTTCCCAGTTTGGTCCCCAGccttttgaaatattgcaaggGAGTGGgagtggtttgtttgttttcttttcttttttcgctGTAGAAAGAGGAAGGTCTTTTTTAGCGCCAGTGAAAACGGAAATAGGCAAAGGGGGTTTCAGCAGGAAAGGCAAGAGCGGAAGCGCATTTCTAGGTTAGTAGAGAAGAGGGTGGGTGGTTTGCCTTCAACGTCCCTCCTGGCTTTGTACCTTTGCAGCTTCCTTTGCAATCATGTCTGACAAACCCGATATGGCTGAGATTGAGAAATTTGATAAGTCgaaattgaagaagacagaaACGCAAGAGAAAAATCCACTGCCTTCAAAAGAAAGTTAGTCCCACCCCACCggacttccttaaaaaaaaatctgggcgGGGTGGATAGGAGGACTTGGGAGGGGCTAGGAGAATTattgtgggagggggaggagaccACAATTTTTTGTTCTGTGTGACTTGGAAaggttaatttaaaattatttgcagcCAACAAACGGCTTTAATAATTTCACGGTGGAATGTTTTATAATATACCGTATTAATATGCAAATACTTTGATTCTTTTGTGttaaaatattctattacatATAAGTAATGTATGATGCCTAATGATACTTAGAAAATTTTTATAAGGAAAGAAGTTTTAAAACGAAAGTACGAGACTCCTATCCTAGGCTATACTGAATTCGCCTTGTCAgcctcctccatcttttttttctttttgtctttttctttccggTCACAGCGATTGAACAGGAGAAGCGAGCAGGCGAGTCGTAATGAGGCTGTCACCGCCAGTATACTCTGTACATTCCGCAAGCACTGCCTTCTTGTTTTACTTTTAGCTGTTTACCTTTTTAAGATGCAAAAAGATTGGATCAAGTTTAAATGATTGTGCTACCCCTTTTCTCATCAAAAAAAGGAGAACTACTGACACGAAGGCCGCGCCTGCCTCTTCCATCTACTTGTCTGGGtgccagggaaggaaaagaacttGCATGTTGGTGAAGGAGGAAACTGGGTGGGAAGAGAGTGAAATCTAGAGAAAGCAAACTGATCCGT
The DNA window shown above is from Sus scrofa isolate TJ Tabasco breed Duroc chromosome Y, Sscrofa11.1, whole genome shotgun sequence and carries:
- the LOC110257905 gene encoding thymosin beta-4-like: MSDKPDMAEIEKFDKSKLKKTETQEKNPLPSKETIEQEKRAGES